A stretch of Toxoplasma gondii ME49 chromosome V, whole genome shotgun sequence DNA encodes these proteins:
- a CDS encoding hypothetical protein (encoded by transcript TGME49_283495), producing the protein MLNIRGVERAMMLQVLELANSVAGPWGEEIIEAATQNKVASKSSSESVKCQSLLESLKNGFLAEIKAMEQDFKLQVNMQKGENVRFKQLLTDIRSEKTSIHQQLLLFQRRVERLENEIGQD; encoded by the coding sequence ATGTTGAATATACGGGGCGTTGAGCGTGCGATGATGCTACAGGTCTTGGAATTAGCGAACTCCGTAGCGGGGCCTTGGGGAGAAGAAATCATTGAGGCAGCTACGCAGAACAAAGTAGCCTCGAAATCAAGTTCAGAGAGTGTCAAGTGTCAGTCATTACTGGAGAGCCTCAAAAATGGATTCCTTGCTGAAATCAAGGCAATGGAGCAAGACTTCAAGCTCCAGGTTAACATGCAGAAGGGTGAAAATGTAAGGTTCAAACAACTGCTAACAGATATCAGGTCTGAGAAGACGTCGATCCaccagcagctgcttctaTTTCAGCGCCGAGTGGAAAGGCTGGAAAATGAAATTGGTCAGGACTGA